In one Lolium rigidum isolate FL_2022 chromosome 3, APGP_CSIRO_Lrig_0.1, whole genome shotgun sequence genomic region, the following are encoded:
- the LOC124701800 gene encoding pentatricopeptide repeat-containing protein ATP4 homolog, chloroplastic-like codes for MASLPICPSSILSWPHRPASLSFHPKNPSSSSPTAAAHVSVSVQDPPPLSDPAHNTRFLWVNPNSPRAAELARARAGSARRARLASAAAALAACHPSDAPVAAALQAAFPDTPSEQDAVIVLNTAAANHVPALRWFLRHAAVRNRTILYNVVFKALRKGRRWGETEALWDEMTADVAARPDNATFSTIISSARACGPPGKALEWFEKMPDAGCAPDTLTYSVVIDACGRAGDAGTALRLYDRARGEGCRLDPVICATVIKVHSASGNFDGALNVFEEMKAVGVKPNLVVYNTVLDAMGRAMRPWVVKTVHREMVGQQVRPSRATYCCLLQAYARARYGEDAMAVYRVMKDEAMDVDVVMYNMLLSMCADIGYAEEAEEIFRDMKASVDSRFRPDSWTYSSMVTLYSCTGNVLGAEGILKEMKEAGFKPNIFILTSLIRCYGKAGCTDDVVRAFGMLEDLKITPDDRFCGCLLTVAADTPVEDLGKVVDCIDRSNAQLGAAVKLLVDRKASTESFKEAARGVLSAARGVVKMPYCNCLMDLCVNLGQMEKACALLDTALQLDIYSNVQTRTQVQWSLHLRGLSVGAALTTLHVWMNDLYTTLQNGEELPPLLGIHTGEGKNMYSGKGLVSVFESHLKELDAPFHAAPDKAGWFLTTSVAAKHWLEAKKSSELVAV; via the coding sequence ATGGCGTCCCTACCCATCTGCCCCTCCTCCATCCTCTCATGGCCGCACCGCCCAGCCTCCCTCTCCTTCCACCCCAAgaacccctcctcctcctcgcccaccgccgccgcccacgtcTCCGTCTCCGTCCAGGACCCGCCGCCTCTCTCCGACCCCGCCCACAACACCCGGTTCCTCTGGGTCAACCCCAACAGCCCGCGCGCCGCCGAGCTGGCCCGCGCGCGGGCCGGATCCGCGCGCCGCGCGCGcctcgcgtccgccgccgccgcgctcgccgcgtGCCACCCCTCCGacgcgcccgtcgccgccgcgctCCAGGCCGCCTTCCCCGACACCCCCTCCGAGCAGGACGCCGTCATCGTGCtcaacaccgccgccgccaaccacGTGCCCGCGCTGCGCTGGTTCCTCCGGCACGCGGCGGTCCGGAACAGGACCATCCTCTACAACGTCGTCTTCAAGGCGCTGCGCAAGGGGCGCCGCTGGGGCGAGACCGAGGCGCTCTGGGACGAGATGACGGCGGACGTCGCCGCCCGGCCGGACAACGCCACCTTCTCCACCATCATCAGCTCCGCGCGCGCCTGCGGCCCGCCCGGGAAGGCCCTGGAGTGGTTCGAGAAGATGCCGGACGCCGGGTGCGCGCCGGACACGCTCACCTACTCGGTGGTCATCGACGCGTGCGGCCGCGCGGGGGACGCCGGGACGGCGCTCCGCCTGTACGACCGCGCGCGCGGCGAGGGGTGCCGGCTCGACCCCGTCATCTGCGCCACGGTGATCAAAGTGCACTCCGCCAGCGGCAACTTCGACGGCGCGCTCAACGTGTTCGAGGAAATGAAGGCGGTTGGCGTGAAGCCGAACCTCGTCGTGTACAACACCGTGCTGgacgccatgggccgcgccatgcGGCCGTGGGTGGTGAAGACCGTGCACAGGGAGATGGTCGGCCAGCAGGTGCGGCCCAGCAGGGCGACCTACTGCTGCCTCCTGCAGGCGTACGCCAGGGCGCGCTATGGCGAGGACGCGATGGCCGTGTACCGGGTGATGAAGGACGAGGCCATGGACGTCGACGTGGTGATGTACAACATGCTCCTTTCGATGTGCGCCGACATTGGCTATGCTGAGGAGGCCGAGGAGATCTTCAGGGACATGAAGGCGTCCGTGGATAGCCGGTTCAGGCCTGATAGCTGGACCTACTCGTCGATGGTCACGCTCTACTCCTGCACCGGCAATGTCCTAGGTGCGGAGGGCATACTCAAGGAGATGAAGGAGGCGGGATTCAAGCCAAACATCTTCATCCTCACCTCACTCATCAGGTGCTACGGCAAAGCGGGGTGCACCGATGATGTGGTCAGGGCATTCGGCATGCTCGAGGACCTCAAGATCACGCCCGACGACCGGTTCTGTGGCTGCCTTCTCACCGTGGCAGCAGATACGCCAGTCGAAGACCTGGGCAAGGTGGTTGACTGCATCGACAGAAGCAATGCCCAGCTTGGCGCCGCGGTGAAGCTCCTGGTGGACAGGAAAGCTTCCACTGAATCCTTCAAGGAGGCAGCCAGGGGCGTTCTCAGCGCCGCCCGTGGCGTGGTGAAGATGCCCTACTGCAACTGCTTGATGGACCTGTGCGTGAACCTTGGCCAGATGGAGAAAGCCTGCGCGCTCCTCGACACCGCGCTGCAGCTCGACATCTACAGCAACGTGCAGACTAGGACACAGGTGCAGTGGTCGCTGCACCTCAGGGGCCTCTCCGTTGGTGCCGCCCTGACCACACTCCATGTCTGGATGAACGACCTGTACACCACGCTGCAGAACGGCGAAGAGCTGCCACCTCTGCTTGGGATCCACACAGGGGAGGGGAAAAACATGTACTCCGGCAAGGGGCTGGTTTCCGTGTTCGAGTCGCATCTCAAAGAGCTTGACGCGCCATTCCATGCGGCTCCTGACAAAGCCGGCTGGTTCTTGACGACGAGTGTTGCAGCTAAGCACTGGCTGGAGGCCAAGAAGTCGTCAGAACTAGTGGCCGTCTAA